One segment of Thermococcus sp. DNA contains the following:
- a CDS encoding HD domain-containing protein, translating to MKLVHDPIHGGIELDEFALRLLDTPEFQRLRRITQLGLAFLVYPSARHTRFEHSLGTFHLAKWICGHNPEIEEGAVYAALVHDLGHYPFSHTLEALYPRHEESTKWFIKHSEIGDVIKERYSLGEFLGLLKHPLVSGDIDADRMDYLVRDSYYTGVAYGLVDLERLVRALRYDGENLVIGKKGIMAAQSLLLARSMMYSTVYQHHTSKIAGAMLLKAVELEGLPYTEIRSMDEISLVARLRKGERREVRELIRGIEDRRLYKRVLYTSRDPGWAAVSELKGELEAEFGHLAIVDYPPKPKFEEKNAFVEVGGVLHRLSEVSPLVRSLVELKDTYWHWGVYAREDTVDEVGVFMRGAVGD from the coding sequence ATGAAGCTCGTCCACGACCCGATACACGGCGGAATAGAGCTCGACGAATTCGCGCTCAGGCTGCTTGATACCCCGGAGTTCCAGAGGCTCAGAAGGATAACCCAGCTAGGCCTGGCTTTCCTCGTTTACCCCTCCGCGAGGCACACGCGCTTCGAGCACTCCCTCGGAACGTTTCATCTAGCAAAGTGGATATGCGGCCATAACCCTGAGATAGAGGAAGGCGCAGTTTACGCGGCCCTGGTCCACGATCTCGGGCACTACCCTTTCAGCCACACCCTTGAGGCGCTCTATCCGAGGCACGAGGAGAGCACAAAGTGGTTCATAAAGCACAGCGAAATCGGGGACGTAATCAAGGAGCGCTACTCATTGGGGGAGTTTCTGGGGCTTCTCAAACATCCCCTCGTGAGCGGTGACATAGATGCGGACAGAATGGACTACCTAGTGAGGGACTCTTACTACACCGGTGTTGCCTATGGTCTGGTCGACTTGGAGCGGCTAGTGAGGGCCCTCCGTTACGACGGTGAAAACCTAGTGATAGGAAAGAAAGGTATTATGGCCGCTCAGTCTCTCCTCCTGGCGAGGAGTATGATGTACTCCACAGTCTACCAGCACCACACCTCCAAGATAGCCGGGGCAATGCTCCTGAAGGCCGTTGAGCTTGAGGGGCTCCCGTATACTGAGATTCGCAGTATGGATGAGATAAGCCTCGTGGCGAGGCTCAGGAAGGGCGAGAGGAGAGAAGTCAGGGAACTCATTAGGGGAATCGAGGACAGGAGGTTATACAAACGTGTTCTTTACACCAGCAGGGATCCGGGATGGGCCGCAGTCAGTGAGCTGAAGGGAGAACTTGAGGCGGAGTTTGGGCACTTGGCAATAGTCGATTATCCACCGAAGCCCAAGTTCGAGGAGAAAAACGCCTTCGTTGAAGTGGGAGGGGTTCTCCACAGGCTAAGTGAGGTTTCACCGCTTGTCCGTTCCCTGGTGGAGCTTAAGGACACCTACTGGCACTGGGGAGTTTACGCGAGGGAGGACACCGTGGATGAGGTGGGGGTGTTCATGCGAGGTGCCGTGGGAGACTGA
- a CDS encoding ABC transporter ATP-binding protein, with protein MIETKDLKKHFGSIKALDGITVDIPEGITLILGPNGGGKSTFLKLATGVYHPSAGEIRVFGEIPWNNGRLKARFGVAYDPPAFPQFTTGREWLTLFAESKGFDGEEVERVAELFDAKPFLNKRISGYSSGMLKRLSLAQAFVGKPELIFLDEPLANIDFDSMEEVIKIIEGMRGETNFVIISHIWEPLMPIVDWVVVIGNGKIILSGKAAEVQGDVKKLFKPRIGRSSRKGARESPSSTGQGGRQTPSGGEPPEVEAPATF; from the coding sequence ATAATCGAGACGAAAGACCTGAAGAAACACTTCGGGAGCATCAAGGCGCTTGACGGGATAACCGTGGACATTCCTGAGGGAATCACCCTGATCCTCGGCCCCAACGGCGGCGGAAAGAGCACCTTCCTCAAGCTCGCCACCGGCGTTTATCATCCAAGCGCCGGGGAGATAAGGGTCTTCGGTGAAATTCCCTGGAACAATGGACGGCTTAAGGCCCGCTTCGGCGTCGCCTACGACCCGCCGGCTTTTCCGCAGTTCACTACGGGTAGGGAATGGCTCACCCTCTTCGCTGAAAGCAAGGGATTTGACGGGGAGGAAGTCGAGAGAGTGGCGGAGCTTTTCGATGCAAAGCCCTTCCTCAACAAGAGGATAAGCGGCTACTCATCGGGAATGCTCAAGAGGCTTTCCCTTGCACAGGCCTTCGTAGGGAAGCCGGAGCTGATATTCCTCGACGAGCCCCTGGCGAACATAGACTTCGACAGCATGGAGGAGGTAATTAAAATAATTGAGGGCATGAGGGGAGAAACCAACTTCGTAATCATAAGCCACATCTGGGAGCCCTTGATGCCCATCGTTGATTGGGTTGTTGTCATAGGGAACGGAAAGATCATCTTGAGTGGAAAAGCTGCGGAGGTTCAGGGGGATGTCAAAAAGCTGTTCAAACCCCGCATAGGACGTTCAAGTAGGAAGGGGGCCCGGGAGAGCCCCTCTTCCACTGGGCAGGGGGGTCGGCAAACTCCAAGCGGAGGTGAACCACCTGAAGTGGAAGCCCCTGCCACTTTTTAG
- a CDS encoding DUF530 family protein, which translates to MTTTEELVAQVNKILDDIGIDMDGLFETFDVPSISYRLRENLALLKELEEDLSRRVGESTPAVRGMDKRDRDPHIQWIYKKKRNRVLALERLRAAITAHKMALSIIDANYTFFYGRKPVGLKELSQENLPSVKAFPKQVTIGRVEVIPHLAYSGDVLRLLGRHTIAVREAFKLIKSKLREKGIIRMRGLRIEVEYWENNRLKKARVDLPVDSDIEAELRRRFGRRFRWRVLSFVKTRGVLINNHYTVDNLALAYAVLDPEHGAEKLGLDLFRYYFLTSKNEREGLGVYPGIRLCIDCHYSILDLPFKGEPGFKTGYGSMLLMRKCELERAIVGRRKELSNVPNHLLGGVLLYGISSYDAERVAELLGIPMDDLKEAMEKFVISGLHTTLFADTAKFEKFMPKSDRAKQFLALLQG; encoded by the coding sequence ATGACGACGACCGAGGAGCTCGTCGCGCAGGTCAACAAGATACTGGACGATATTGGGATAGACATGGACGGGCTATTTGAGACCTTCGACGTCCCATCCATCTCCTACCGCCTGAGGGAAAACCTTGCACTCCTCAAGGAGCTTGAAGAGGACCTCTCACGGCGGGTTGGTGAGAGCACACCGGCGGTCAGGGGTATGGACAAACGCGACAGGGATCCGCATATTCAATGGATATATAAGAAGAAGAGGAACCGCGTCCTTGCCCTTGAAAGGCTTCGGGCGGCCATCACCGCCCACAAGATGGCCCTGTCCATAATAGACGCCAACTACACTTTTTTCTACGGAAGGAAACCTGTAGGGTTAAAAGAGCTCAGCCAGGAGAACCTCCCCTCCGTAAAGGCGTTTCCGAAGCAGGTGACGATCGGGAGGGTTGAGGTGATACCCCATCTGGCTTATTCGGGGGATGTGCTTAGACTCTTAGGAAGACACACCATAGCCGTCAGGGAGGCGTTCAAACTCATCAAGTCCAAACTCCGCGAGAAAGGCATCATCAGGATGCGCGGGCTCCGCATAGAGGTCGAGTACTGGGAGAACAATCGGCTGAAAAAAGCGCGTGTGGATCTGCCCGTCGATTCTGATATAGAAGCGGAGTTGAGAAGGAGGTTTGGAAGGCGCTTCCGCTGGCGCGTTCTGAGCTTCGTGAAGACGAGGGGGGTGCTGATAAACAACCACTACACCGTAGACAACCTTGCCCTGGCATACGCCGTTCTTGATCCAGAGCACGGGGCCGAGAAGCTGGGTCTTGACCTCTTCAGGTACTACTTCCTCACCTCGAAGAACGAGAGGGAGGGCCTGGGAGTTTACCCTGGTATACGGCTCTGCATCGACTGTCACTACTCCATCCTCGACCTTCCCTTCAAGGGGGAACCAGGTTTCAAAACTGGATATGGAAGTATGCTTCTGATGAGGAAGTGTGAGCTCGAACGTGCAATAGTGGGCAGGAGGAAGGAGCTGAGCAACGTGCCAAACCACCTCCTCGGCGGTGTCCTCCTCTATGGAATAAGCAGCTACGATGCGGAGCGGGTGGCGGAACTCCTGGGCATTCCAATGGACGATCTCAAGGAGGCTATGGAGAAGTTCGTCATCTCCGGCCTTCACACAACCCTCTTCGCCGATACCGCGAAGTTCGAGAAGTTCATGCCCAAGAGCGACCGGGCGAAGCAGTTCCTGGCCCTTCTTCAGGGGTGA
- a CDS encoding elongation factor EF-2 produces MGRREEMLAKIKDLMNQPEQIRNMGIAAHIDHGKTTLSDNLLAGAGMISEELAGKQLVLDFDEQEQARGITINSANVSMVHEYEGKNYLINLVDTPGHVDFGGDVTRAMRAIDGAIIVVDAVEGVMPQTETVLRQALREYVKPVLFINKVDRLIKELKLGPNDILQRFAKVITDVNRLIKKYAPEEFKGKWMVRVEDGSVAFGSAYYNWALSVPYMKKTGVSFKDIVELTNSGDLKILRKKAPLHVVVLDMVVKHLPNPLEAQRYRIPHLWRGEVESDVGQGMLKCDPKGKMVMVVTKIILDKHAGEVATGRVWSGTVKTGQEVYLINAKRKGRVQQVGIYMGPERVNMEAVPAGNIVAVTGLRDAMAGETVSVEQIEPFEALHYASEPVVTVAIEAKNVKDLPKLIEALRQLAKEDPTLHVKIDEETGQHLLSGMGELHLEVKLVKLKEDWKLDVDVSPPIVVYRESITKMSQIVEGKSPNKHNRFYITVEPIPDEIYEAIHEGLIPEGRPKNPKEVAKKLAELGMDYEVAKGIVDVYQGNMFLDNTKGLQYLNEVMDLLVDGFHMAMDEGPLAKEPVMKVMVRLHDAKIHEDNVHRGPAQIYPAIRGAIHCAMMKANPVLYEPYQKVIINVPYEYMGPVSRELNQRRGQLIDMRQEGEIMIIIGEAPVAEMFGFAGAIRGATSGRALWTTEHAGFKRVPGELAVNIIKQIRQRKGLNPNPPREQDVCPQQ; encoded by the coding sequence ATGGGAAGAAGGGAAGAGATGCTTGCGAAGATTAAGGATCTCATGAACCAGCCGGAGCAGATAAGGAATATGGGTATTGCCGCTCATATTGACCACGGAAAAACCACGCTGAGCGACAACCTGCTCGCCGGTGCTGGAATGATCAGCGAGGAGCTCGCCGGAAAGCAGCTCGTTCTTGATTTCGACGAGCAGGAGCAGGCGAGGGGAATAACCATCAATTCGGCCAACGTCTCGATGGTTCACGAGTACGAGGGAAAGAACTACCTCATCAACCTCGTCGATACGCCAGGCCACGTTGACTTCGGTGGGGACGTTACCAGGGCCATGCGTGCCATCGACGGTGCCATCATTGTCGTTGACGCCGTTGAGGGAGTCATGCCGCAGACCGAGACCGTCCTCCGGCAGGCCCTTAGGGAGTACGTCAAGCCGGTTCTCTTCATAAACAAAGTCGACAGGCTCATCAAGGAGCTCAAGCTCGGCCCGAACGACATCCTCCAGAGGTTCGCCAAGGTTATCACCGACGTTAACAGGCTCATCAAGAAGTACGCCCCAGAGGAGTTCAAGGGCAAGTGGATGGTCAGGGTCGAGGACGGAAGCGTCGCCTTTGGTTCGGCCTACTACAACTGGGCCCTCAGCGTTCCTTACATGAAGAAGACCGGCGTTTCCTTCAAGGACATTGTTGAGCTCACCAACAGCGGCGACCTCAAGATCCTCAGGAAGAAGGCGCCACTCCACGTCGTCGTCCTCGATATGGTCGTTAAGCACCTTCCTAACCCGCTGGAAGCCCAGAGGTACAGAATCCCGCACCTTTGGAGGGGAGAGGTTGAGAGCGACGTTGGACAGGGCATGCTCAAGTGCGACCCGAAGGGCAAGATGGTCATGGTCGTTACTAAGATCATCCTCGACAAGCACGCAGGAGAGGTCGCCACCGGCCGTGTCTGGAGTGGAACCGTCAAGACCGGCCAGGAGGTCTACCTCATCAACGCCAAGAGGAAAGGTCGCGTTCAGCAGGTCGGTATCTACATGGGACCTGAGAGGGTCAACATGGAGGCCGTCCCGGCTGGAAACATAGTCGCCGTCACTGGACTCCGCGATGCCATGGCAGGCGAGACAGTTTCAGTTGAGCAGATTGAGCCGTTCGAGGCCCTCCACTATGCGAGTGAACCGGTCGTTACCGTCGCCATTGAGGCCAAGAACGTTAAGGACCTTCCAAAGCTCATTGAGGCACTCAGGCAGCTCGCCAAGGAAGACCCAACGCTCCACGTCAAGATCGATGAGGAGACCGGCCAGCACCTTCTCAGCGGCATGGGTGAGCTCCACCTCGAGGTCAAGCTCGTCAAGCTCAAAGAGGACTGGAAGCTCGACGTCGACGTTTCCCCGCCGATCGTCGTCTACCGCGAGAGCATAACCAAGATGAGCCAGATAGTCGAAGGAAAGAGCCCGAACAAGCACAACAGGTTCTACATCACCGTCGAGCCGATACCGGACGAGATATACGAGGCCATCCATGAGGGGCTCATACCCGAAGGCAGACCAAAGAACCCGAAGGAGGTCGCCAAGAAGCTCGCCGAGCTTGGTATGGACTACGAAGTCGCCAAAGGAATAGTCGACGTCTACCAGGGTAACATGTTCCTCGACAACACCAAGGGTCTTCAGTACCTCAACGAGGTCATGGATCTCCTCGTCGACGGTTTTCACATGGCCATGGATGAGGGCCCGCTCGCCAAAGAGCCGGTCATGAAGGTCATGGTCCGCCTGCACGACGCTAAAATCCACGAGGACAACGTCCACCGCGGTCCGGCCCAGATATACCCGGCCATCAGAGGGGCCATTCACTGCGCCATGATGAAGGCCAACCCCGTCCTCTACGAGCCGTACCAGAAGGTCATAATCAACGTGCCCTACGAGTACATGGGACCAGTCAGCAGAGAGCTCAACCAGAGGCGCGGTCAGCTCATAGACATGAGGCAGGAAGGTGAGATAATGATCATCATCGGTGAGGCCCCCGTCGCCGAGATGTTCGGATTCGCAGGCGCCATCCGCGGTGCTACCAGTGGAAGGGCCCTCTGGACAACC
- a CDS encoding DNA topoisomerase IV subunit A: MPKGKGIHREKPRERFSYDPTKVLGKLEEHGKRILENIREGKNPYFDIPMRGISNVYFDEKRRVIRMGDKLSRRYFLNVAHTRKFMQTVLLMAYVKRLVSERKHASLREAYYANKHTIPGTKENTFEDQRESDPIIEDLERMLGVLREEMHLTADRRGYIYGDVVIRDGEDEFNTSKLGMGGWAVPGTVEHLQFVEVNVDYALVVETAAMADRLIEEKFARKQKALIIATQGQASRGVRRLIHRLHYEEGLPIIVFTDGDPYGWYIYSTIKQGSINLAYLSEKLATPEAKFVGMTMDDIERYGLKNVTEKLKGIPPNKKGGPTADYKRITEEMNYPWFQNREWQRQFQLALKMGVRIEQQALANKSLEFVARKYLPEKISNGELLP; the protein is encoded by the coding sequence ATGCCTAAAGGAAAGGGCATCCACCGTGAAAAACCCAGGGAACGGTTCTCGTACGATCCCACAAAGGTTCTGGGAAAACTTGAGGAGCACGGAAAGAGGATCCTCGAGAATATCCGGGAGGGCAAAAACCCCTACTTTGACATCCCGATGCGCGGTATCAGCAACGTCTACTTCGATGAGAAGAGGCGCGTCATTAGGATGGGGGACAAGCTGTCCCGGAGGTACTTCCTCAACGTTGCCCACACCAGGAAGTTCATGCAGACCGTCCTTCTGATGGCCTACGTTAAGAGGCTTGTAAGCGAGAGAAAGCACGCAAGCCTTCGTGAAGCCTACTACGCCAACAAGCACACGATTCCCGGAACGAAAGAGAACACCTTCGAGGACCAGCGCGAGAGCGATCCCATCATAGAGGACCTTGAGAGGATGCTCGGTGTTCTGCGTGAGGAGATGCATCTGACGGCAGACAGGCGTGGTTACATCTACGGTGACGTAGTCATCCGCGACGGCGAGGATGAGTTCAACACGAGCAAGCTCGGTATGGGGGGATGGGCCGTTCCGGGGACGGTCGAGCACCTCCAGTTCGTTGAGGTGAACGTTGACTACGCCCTGGTCGTCGAGACCGCGGCTATGGCGGACCGTCTCATCGAGGAAAAGTTTGCCAGGAAACAGAAAGCCCTCATCATCGCGACCCAGGGACAGGCCTCGCGTGGAGTTAGAAGGCTCATCCACAGGCTCCACTACGAGGAGGGTCTTCCGATAATAGTCTTCACCGATGGCGACCCCTACGGTTGGTACATCTACTCGACCATAAAACAGGGCTCCATCAACCTCGCTTACCTCAGTGAGAAGCTCGCGACACCGGAGGCGAAGTTCGTTGGAATGACCATGGACGACATAGAGCGCTACGGCCTCAAGAACGTCACCGAGAAGCTCAAGGGAATTCCCCCCAACAAGAAGGGAGGTCCCACTGCGGACTACAAAAGGATAACCGAGGAGATGAACTATCCCTGGTTCCAGAACAGGGAGTGGCAGAGGCAGTTCCAGCTTGCCCTGAAGATGGGGGTGAGGATCGAGCAGCAGGCCCTTGCCAACAAATCCCTTGAGTTCGTCGCCAGGAAGTACCTTCCTGAAAAGATAAGCAACGGTGAACTGCTGCCATGA
- a CDS encoding DUF4129 domain-containing protein has protein sequence MKYTASLAFVLVLVFSAMFFSTSAATSTVVLNLEWVLWGSSMLVFALAGYSFVQLMSGERHFTKGRVRKRHLWDDVLIIATLAVAAYLLWGPRRRVHGGFSVGHRLIQPFRVFLRRGDLVIIDAPIHTFLYLVPYLVFLAFVVYGLLKRQKLKRYPLAEKFNPQMTYETLEGTPAERIIKMYQNVVAGLVRRGYPYQKSWTHWEHEDKLREIFPDLRDLDALTRLFEKAKYAKRLKAGDLELAKESYERLMEFLR, from the coding sequence ATGAAGTACACGGCGTCCTTGGCGTTTGTTCTCGTCCTCGTGTTCTCGGCGATGTTCTTCTCGACATCCGCAGCAACGTCCACCGTGGTACTCAACTTGGAATGGGTGCTGTGGGGCAGTTCGATGCTCGTGTTTGCCCTCGCAGGTTACTCCTTTGTACAGCTGATGAGCGGGGAGAGGCACTTCACCAAGGGCAGGGTCAGGAAGAGACACCTGTGGGACGATGTTCTTATTATAGCCACCCTTGCCGTCGCGGCGTACCTTCTATGGGGGCCCAGGAGACGGGTACACGGCGGATTCTCAGTGGGACACCGCCTGATACAGCCGTTTAGGGTGTTCCTCAGAAGGGGCGATCTCGTCATCATAGATGCCCCTATACACACGTTCCTTTACCTAGTTCCTTACTTGGTGTTCCTGGCCTTCGTTGTCTACGGCCTTCTCAAAAGGCAGAAACTTAAGAGGTATCCCCTGGCGGAGAAGTTTAACCCCCAAATGACCTATGAGACCCTTGAGGGCACCCCCGCAGAGCGGATAATAAAGATGTATCAGAACGTCGTTGCGGGCCTTGTCAGACGAGGCTACCCCTATCAGAAGAGCTGGACCCATTGGGAACACGAGGACAAGCTGCGCGAGATCTTTCCAGATTTACGGGATCTTGACGCACTCACAAGGCTGTTCGAGAAGGCCAAATATGCCAAGAGGCTTAAGGCCGGTGATCTGGAGCTGGCCAAGGAGAGCTACGAACGCCTGATGGAGTTCCTGAGATAG
- a CDS encoding DUF1699 family protein, whose protein sequence is MRVEIKAKNNTELLKKLDGALNGEVTEVYVNLRPTKEILVHILERAPNVRRISCPPSLYPKVSKKIIYALSQMGIQLLPEGYPRGRPRKYGAETITWLYSLAKEGVPPKEISRRTGIPLRTVYYLLESAQVRGETK, encoded by the coding sequence GTGAGGGTGGAGATAAAGGCGAAGAACAACACCGAACTCCTCAAGAAGCTTGATGGTGCCTTGAACGGCGAGGTTACTGAGGTCTACGTGAACCTACGCCCGACGAAGGAGATACTGGTCCACATCTTGGAGCGCGCCCCAAACGTCCGCAGGATTTCCTGCCCGCCAAGCCTCTACCCCAAAGTCTCGAAGAAGATAATCTATGCCCTCTCCCAAATGGGGATCCAGCTCCTCCCCGAAGGTTATCCCAGGGGACGGCCCAGAAAGTACGGGGCGGAGACCATAACATGGCTTTACTCCCTGGCCAAGGAGGGAGTACCCCCCAAGGAGATAAGTCGCCGCACCGGAATACCCCTCAGAACGGTGTACTACCTTCTCGAGAGCGCCCAAGTTAGGGGCGAGACTAAATGA
- a CDS encoding GTP cyclohydrolase IV produces MQIFETQEEVPEIREQLHRVGITNLRTIARINWKGRVYTFLPLFEVTIDLPADKKGIHMSRLVESITDAMSEAIEEEVQNIHTSLEELGRCIIKHLEGKHPHNRAEVWIKTHLIIPREAPASGRMSYEPYDVEVGVIKNEDGSLEKVLRVRVVGNTVCPHAMANNNGKTHIQRAIGELEVRTTFEGDIALEELIDVVESSFSNPTYTLLKTVDENAVVQGMFANPKFVEDVAREIFARAKERFKGRIHVKVISNESIHKHDVIAETWS; encoded by the coding sequence ATGCAGATATTTGAGACCCAGGAGGAAGTTCCGGAGATCCGGGAGCAGCTCCATAGAGTTGGCATTACTAACCTTCGCACCATCGCCAGGATAAACTGGAAAGGCAGGGTTTACACGTTTCTGCCGCTCTTTGAAGTTACCATAGACCTCCCCGCGGACAAGAAGGGCATTCACATGAGCAGGCTCGTCGAGAGCATCACCGATGCGATGAGCGAGGCGATCGAGGAGGAAGTTCAGAACATCCATACCTCTCTGGAGGAGCTGGGGAGATGTATAATAAAGCATCTCGAAGGCAAACATCCCCACAACCGTGCGGAGGTATGGATAAAAACCCATCTCATAATACCACGGGAGGCCCCTGCGAGCGGAAGAATGAGCTACGAGCCTTACGACGTTGAGGTTGGCGTTATCAAAAACGAGGACGGCTCCCTTGAGAAGGTCCTCCGCGTCAGGGTGGTTGGCAACACCGTATGTCCCCATGCCATGGCCAACAACAACGGCAAGACCCACATACAGAGGGCTATTGGCGAGCTTGAAGTGAGAACGACGTTTGAAGGGGACATCGCCCTTGAGGAACTGATCGACGTCGTTGAAAGCTCGTTCAGCAATCCAACGTACACCCTGCTGAAGACGGTGGATGAAAACGCCGTCGTGCAGGGTATGTTTGCCAACCCGAAGTTCGTTGAGGATGTCGCCCGTGAGATTTTCGCCAGGGCGAAGGAGAGGTTCAAGGGCAGGATCCACGTGAAGGTCATCAGCAACGAGAGCATCCACAAGCACGATGTGATAGCGGAGACGTGGAGCTGA
- the top6B gene encoding DNA topoisomerase VI subunit B, producing MAEAKELFKEFKVQSVSEFFRRNAAMLGYTGKIRSLTTVVHEAVTNSLDACEEAGILPYVRVEIEKIEREHYKVVVEDNGPGIPEKFITHVFGKMLAGTKAHRNIQSRGQQGLGISGAVMFAQITSGKATRVVTSTGNDEIIEAWVKIDVDRNEGKIVQKTKKPNPNGWRGTRIELEVKNVRYVRSKQGVYWYLKLTAIANPHAHIELIEPDGKLIAFPRSSDDVPKPPVEMKPHPRGVLTDDVYRMAKKTRRSSLKRFLIGEFSRISDKKFDELVEYIAALRLIKTEKDKNVQDQLYERLAKGEVKTVLRSFKGYTKVVKQVAKTMEKPPEKLTWGEAEEIVEAFRYLNFMAPPTHGLRPIGEENIEKGLRGILKPEFVTAVTRSPKVYSGGIPFQVEVGLAYGGEIQAGFDVLRYANRVPLLFDAGSCVTTLAARSVDWKRYKVDDLDRTPLVLMINVISVHVPYTGTGKQSIANVEEIQNEIRLAIMDAARRLQTYLSGKHRRLHQVKRRKTFERYVPEIAKALSVLTDESEEAIAGYFLGFIESHFAAKDGRTAVSGEVSENA from the coding sequence ATGGCCGAAGCCAAAGAACTGTTTAAGGAATTTAAGGTACAGAGCGTCAGCGAGTTCTTCAGACGGAACGCGGCAATGCTCGGCTACACCGGTAAAATCCGGTCGCTTACAACGGTTGTCCATGAGGCGGTTACCAACTCGCTTGACGCCTGCGAGGAGGCGGGGATACTTCCCTACGTCCGCGTGGAGATTGAGAAAATAGAGAGGGAACATTATAAAGTCGTTGTTGAGGACAACGGGCCGGGAATCCCTGAGAAATTTATAACTCATGTCTTCGGCAAGATGCTGGCCGGTACAAAGGCCCACAGGAACATACAGAGCCGAGGCCAGCAGGGGCTTGGCATAAGTGGTGCGGTTATGTTCGCTCAGATAACCAGCGGAAAGGCGACGCGCGTTGTGACCTCCACCGGAAACGACGAGATAATTGAGGCCTGGGTTAAAATAGACGTGGACAGGAACGAGGGTAAGATAGTGCAGAAGACAAAGAAGCCCAATCCAAACGGCTGGCGTGGGACCAGGATAGAGCTTGAGGTCAAGAACGTCCGCTACGTCCGCTCAAAGCAGGGTGTGTACTGGTACCTCAAGCTCACTGCCATAGCGAACCCCCACGCCCACATCGAGCTCATCGAGCCGGACGGAAAACTAATAGCGTTCCCGCGTTCGAGTGACGACGTTCCCAAGCCCCCCGTTGAGATGAAACCCCATCCCCGCGGCGTTCTCACCGACGACGTTTACAGGATGGCCAAGAAGACCAGGCGGAGCAGTCTGAAACGCTTCCTAATCGGCGAGTTCTCCAGGATAAGTGACAAGAAGTTCGACGAGCTGGTTGAGTACATCGCCGCTCTAAGGCTAATAAAGACCGAGAAGGACAAGAACGTCCAGGATCAGCTCTATGAGAGGCTTGCTAAGGGGGAGGTCAAGACGGTCCTCCGCTCCTTTAAAGGGTACACCAAGGTCGTCAAGCAGGTTGCGAAGACAATGGAGAAGCCGCCGGAAAAACTCACCTGGGGGGAAGCCGAGGAGATAGTTGAAGCCTTCAGGTACCTGAATTTCATGGCCCCCCCGACCCACGGTCTGAGGCCGATAGGCGAGGAAAACATCGAGAAGGGGTTGAGGGGAATCCTTAAGCCGGAGTTCGTCACCGCCGTTACCCGGTCGCCCAAGGTCTATTCCGGGGGTATCCCCTTCCAGGTTGAGGTTGGTTTGGCCTATGGTGGAGAGATTCAGGCAGGTTTTGACGTTCTTAGGTACGCCAACCGCGTTCCACTCCTCTTCGATGCGGGCTCGTGTGTGACGACACTGGCGGCACGCTCCGTAGACTGGAAGAGATACAAGGTTGATGACCTCGACAGGACCCCTCTCGTTCTCATGATAAACGTCATCAGTGTCCATGTGCCCTACACCGGAACTGGGAAGCAGAGCATAGCCAACGTCGAGGAAATTCAGAACGAGATACGGCTGGCGATTATGGACGCCGCCAGGAGGCTCCAGACGTATCTCAGCGGCAAACACCGCAGGCTCCATCAGGTCAAGCGGAGGAAGACCTTTGAGCGCTACGTTCCGGAGATAGCGAAGGCCCTGAGCGTCCTAACGGACGAATCGGAGGAAGCCATCGCAGGCTACTTCCTTGGTTTCATAGAGAGCCACTTCGCTGCCAAAGACGGTCGGACAGCGGTTTCAGGGGAGGTGAGTGAGAATGCCTAA